The Argopecten irradians isolate NY chromosome 4, Ai_NY, whole genome shotgun sequence genome has a window encoding:
- the LOC138321850 gene encoding uncharacterized protein produces MAANVPIDESSVWDVSDINSPTAERTSERYTIGLHDQNRHRTDTSATHKTSAHTETGAYGQNGDVNVNKLELDIGPFVSATSNDLIDSGISTDSYSGERQHIGTTLIGSENLNWPFGATITNYERNENNVSINDNIVQTNLIRSFSPGVSGQENAKGDYRSLSEGSLLAILDEFDSSDTHVQDLKVKMAPENDMSNNRDKVLTDFKVPRGSSHVPNGHVISVDDKTYVDNLPCSCSNERSDERPPEILGPVTRTLRSFSSTDDDLEAGSGTTNGDRSDPEKLEWHCHSQVKSDHDKLARNQLIIVCILCAMFMIGEAVGGVLSDSLALFTDVLHLGSDLISFLISLLAIYLSKKPATKTMSFGYHRAEVLGALFSVFIIWLVTGVLCYMAVERITGGHYTSVKPDEMLVTASLGVMFNVVMGIVLHSEKCCGSASARATFGHGHSHGGGGHSHSGGGHSHGRPRTLSSQSDDSAFEHLLQQDTDHELVSPVQSAESHKIYKHQKKKNINVRAAFIHVIGDIIQSVGVLVAALIIKLMPDPSSKLADPICTFLFSIIVLFTTVFVLRDTLQIMMEGVPRDVDYNEIIADLESLPGVKMAHDLSVWALTIDKNAVAIHLAIDTNASHQTVLETANTVLKEKHKFLFTTIQVETHVPAISANCHKCQISLK; encoded by the exons ATGGCAGCCAATGTGCCAATCGACGAAAGCAGTGTTTGGGATGTGTCGGATATTAATAGCCCTACAGCTGAGCGCACGAGCGAACGATACACTATTGGCTTGCATGATCAGAACCGTCATAGGACTGACACAAGCGCTACACACAAGACTTCTGCTCACACCGAGACAGGCGCTTATGGACAAAATGGTGATGTAAATGTAAACAAGCTCGAGCTGGACATCGGTCCATTTGTAAGTGCCACATCAAATGATCTGATAGACTCTGGTATAAGTACTGATTCGTACAGTGGAGAGAGACAACATATTGGCACAACTTTAATAGGCAGTGAAAATCTCAACTGGCCATTCGGGGCTACTATTACTAACTATGAACGGAATGAAAACAACGTGTCAATTAATGACAATATTGTTCAGACAAACTTAATTCGTTCATTCTCTCCTGGTGTAAGTGGTCAAGAAAACGCCAAGGGAGATTATAGATCATTGTCTGAGGGGTCACTTTTAGCCATTTTGGACGAGTTCGATTCCAGTGATACACACGTTCAGGACCTAAAAGTAAAGATGGCTCCAGAAAACGATATGTCAAATAATAGGGACAAAGTATTGACAGATTTTAAAGTTCCACGCGGTTCCTCACATGTACCTAATGGACACGTTATATCAGTTGATGACAAAACCTATGTAGACAATTTACCTTGTTCATGTTCAAATGAAAGATCTGATGAGCGACCACCAGAAATACTTGGACCAGTCACAAGAACTTTGAGATCGTTTAGTAGTACCGATGATGATCTGGAAGCTGGTTCTGGTACTACAAATGGAGACAGATCTGATCCAGAAAAGCTGGAATGGCACTGCCATTCACAGGTCAAGTCAGACCATGATAAACTCGCGAGGAATCAGTTGATCATTGTTTGTATCCTGTGTGCAATGTTTATGATTGGAGAAGCCGTAG GTGGAGTCCTGTCTGATAGTCTCGCCCTTTTCACTGATGTGTTACACCTGGGCAGTGACCTAATTAGCTTCTTAATCTCTCTGCTGGCCATCTACCTGTCAAAAAAACCGGCCACCAAAACAATGTCATTTGGATACCATCGTGCAG AGGTTCTGGGTGCGTTGTTCAGCGTCTTTATTATCTGGTTAGTGACCGGAGTTCTTTGTTACATGGCGGTGGAGAGAATCACCGGCGGCCATTATACAAGTGTCAAACCTGATGAAATGCTAGTCACAGCTTCCTTAGGAGTCATGTTTAATGTTGT GATGGGTATTGTCCTCCACTCAGAAAAATGTTGTGGGTCTGCTTCTGCCCGGGCAACGTTTGGTCATGGACATTCTCACGGTGGCGGAGGACATTCTCACAGTGGCGGGGGACATTCTCACGGGCGTCCTCGCACACTTTCAAGTCAGTCTGACGATTCAGCATTTGAACATTTACTTCAACAAGATACTGATCATGAACTAGTATCACCCGTTCAGTCGGCAGAATCACACAAGATTTACAAACatcagaaaaagaaaaacattaatGTTCGTGCTGCATTTATACATGTGATTGGGGACATTATACAAAGTGTTGGTGTACTGGTGGCTGCGCTCATCATCAAACTAATG cCTGATCCCAGTTCCAAGCTTGCTGATCCCATCTGTACATTCCTGTTCTCAATCATCGTCCTCTTTACAACCGTGTTTGTACTGCGGGACACGCTCCAGATTATGATGGAAG GTGTTCCAAGAGACGTGGATTACAATGAAATCATCGCTGATCTCGAAAGTTTACCCGGAGTGAAGATGGCACATGATCTCAGTGTTTGGGCCTTAACTATAGACAAGAATGCGGTAGCAATCCACCTGGCGATAG ATACCAACGCCTCTCACCAGACCGTACTAGAAACTGCTAACACAGTCCTGAAGGAGAAACACAAATTTCTCTTCACCACGATACAAGTGGAGACCCACGTCCCAGCCATTAGTGCCAATTGTCATAAATGTCAAATATCTCTCAAATAA